Proteins encoded within one genomic window of Acinetobacter sp. YWS30-1:
- a CDS encoding SRPBCC family protein encodes MKNAIQVKKEFPAAIDKVFELLSKHDAYNVAFAPMQVERIKDSADPERPDGVGSVRSMGLGPVKPLKEQITLLEPNSRIEYKIVKNPLIKHHLGIIEFEALDDNKSLVTYTIELQARLPFVSKLILAQLKTGIKLGLAKLAKSV; translated from the coding sequence ATGAAAAATGCGATTCAGGTAAAAAAAGAATTCCCAGCAGCGATTGATAAGGTTTTTGAATTGCTGTCTAAACACGATGCTTATAACGTGGCTTTTGCACCAATGCAGGTGGAACGGATTAAGGATTCGGCAGACCCTGAGCGCCCAGATGGTGTGGGTTCTGTGCGTAGCATGGGTTTAGGTCCAGTCAAGCCGCTAAAAGAGCAAATTACCTTGCTAGAGCCGAACTCCCGTATTGAATACAAGATCGTAAAGAATCCTTTGATTAAACATCATTTGGGTATTATTGAGTTTGAAGCATTGGACGATAACAAAAGTCTGGTGACTTATACGATAGAATTGCAGGCACGTCTTCCATTTGTCAGTAAATTAATTCTTGCACAGCTTAAAACAGGGATTAAACTAGGCCTCGCAAAACTTGCAAAATCTGTATAA